A genomic region of Anaeromyxobacter sp. contains the following coding sequences:
- a CDS encoding PAS domain-containing protein, with protein MLSKLTIGAKIFAALAAATVVLLLVGGLAWWSARDIAGHLDEATNQKIPSLVALASADEAQMSLEAATWKLVNRRITPGQAREALAQVREKLAAVEEATRAYEAQPHQPATLALWAAWKTPFTEWRGTVEELARLAGERADRLAAGATATDPAIVALEARAWTAMQEGWPVFERAEAGIEAIKGQTLADAARNGAEGQAAASSDTRLILVTALLAGLALLAMAWTLSRRIGGTVRALVAEAGKLSQAVAEGRLGLRGDTAHLDPEFRPVVEGLNATLDAFMRPMGVTADYVARISRGDLPPKITDRYQGDFSAIKDNLNTCIDTLAALEVEMARVAEAAVQGHLEQRADAARHQGAFRRVVDGVNATIDTLVGHLDAMPAPAMIIDRDFKARYLNSAALKVVGRDRGQALGQRCAELFRTEDCDTERCACARAMSGNRVAASETTARPAAGELEIAYSGVPLRDRGGQVIGAFEVVSDQTAVKRAMRQGQKVSAFQASETARVVAALEKLSRGDLEVDTRVAEADADTAEVQRTFQTIAGAIQRSAEAVRALTRDVATLSEAAIAGRLSTRADASRHQGDFAKIVTGVNGTLEAVVAPLAEAAAVLDQLAQRDLRARVAGAYQGDHARIKDSLNATAEALHEALTQVSSAVEQVTSASQQIAASSQAVASGASEQAASLQQTTSSLESVSGMTRQSADNAGQANTLAQDARSAATAGAAAVEQMQVAMTQIRASAEGTSQIIKDINEIAFQTNLLALNAAVEAARAGEAGRGFAVVAEEVRSLALRSKEAATKTEALIRESVRQAGEGEVTSRQVAGQLGQIVAGIGKVSDIVSEIAAAAKAQTGGIQEVSQAVAEMDKVTQQNAASAEQSSSAASELNGQAEELAAMVGAFQLARPGSARQAAALPAATRRAPRTTTQARGPTARSPRRPADALFPMDDATELKEF; from the coding sequence ATGCTCTCGAAGCTGACGATCGGCGCCAAGATCTTCGCGGCCCTGGCGGCCGCCACCGTGGTCCTCCTGCTGGTCGGCGGCCTGGCCTGGTGGAGCGCCCGCGACATCGCCGGCCACCTCGACGAGGCGACCAACCAGAAGATCCCCAGCCTGGTGGCGCTGGCGAGCGCCGACGAGGCGCAGATGAGCCTGGAGGCCGCCACCTGGAAGCTGGTCAACCGGCGCATCACCCCGGGCCAGGCCCGGGAGGCCCTGGCGCAGGTCCGGGAGAAGCTGGCCGCCGTGGAGGAGGCCACCCGCGCCTACGAGGCGCAGCCGCACCAGCCCGCCACCCTGGCGCTGTGGGCGGCATGGAAGACCCCCTTCACCGAGTGGCGCGGCACGGTGGAGGAGCTGGCCCGGCTGGCGGGGGAGCGGGCCGACCGGCTGGCCGCCGGCGCCACCGCCACCGACCCGGCCATCGTCGCCCTGGAGGCCCGCGCCTGGACCGCCATGCAGGAGGGGTGGCCGGTCTTCGAGCGGGCCGAGGCGGGCATCGAGGCCATCAAGGGACAGACCCTGGCCGACGCCGCCAGGAACGGCGCCGAGGGCCAGGCGGCGGCCTCCTCCGACACCCGGCTCATCCTGGTGACGGCGCTGCTGGCCGGCCTGGCGCTGCTGGCCATGGCCTGGACCCTCTCCCGCCGCATCGGCGGCACGGTCCGCGCCCTGGTGGCCGAGGCCGGCAAGCTCAGCCAGGCGGTGGCGGAGGGTCGCCTCGGCCTGCGCGGCGACACCGCCCACCTGGACCCCGAGTTCCGGCCGGTGGTGGAGGGGCTGAACGCCACGCTGGACGCCTTCATGAGGCCCATGGGGGTCACCGCCGACTACGTGGCCCGCATCTCGCGCGGCGACCTGCCGCCGAAGATCACCGATCGGTACCAGGGCGACTTCAGCGCCATCAAGGACAACCTCAACACCTGCATCGACACCCTCGCGGCCCTGGAGGTCGAGATGGCCCGGGTGGCCGAGGCCGCGGTGCAGGGGCACCTGGAGCAGCGCGCCGACGCCGCCCGCCACCAGGGGGCCTTCCGCCGGGTGGTGGACGGCGTCAACGCCACCATCGACACGCTGGTCGGCCACCTCGACGCCATGCCGGCCCCGGCCATGATCATCGACCGCGACTTCAAGGCCCGCTACCTGAACAGCGCCGCCCTGAAGGTGGTGGGGCGCGACCGCGGCCAGGCGCTGGGGCAGCGCTGCGCCGAGCTGTTCCGCACCGAGGACTGCGACACCGAGCGCTGCGCCTGCGCCCGGGCCATGAGCGGCAACCGGGTGGCCGCCAGCGAGACCACCGCCCGCCCGGCCGCCGGCGAGCTGGAGATCGCCTACTCCGGCGTGCCGCTGCGCGACCGGGGCGGCCAGGTGATCGGCGCCTTCGAGGTGGTGAGCGACCAGACCGCGGTGAAGCGCGCCATGCGGCAGGGCCAGAAGGTGTCGGCGTTCCAGGCCAGCGAGACGGCCCGGGTGGTGGCGGCGCTGGAGAAGCTGTCGCGCGGCGACCTCGAGGTGGACACCCGGGTGGCCGAGGCCGACGCCGACACCGCCGAGGTCCAGCGGACCTTCCAGACCATCGCCGGCGCCATCCAGCGCAGCGCCGAGGCGGTGCGGGCCCTGACCCGCGACGTGGCCACCCTCTCCGAGGCGGCCATCGCCGGCCGGCTCTCCACCCGCGCCGACGCCTCGCGCCACCAGGGCGACTTCGCCAAGATCGTGACCGGCGTGAACGGCACGCTGGAGGCGGTGGTGGCCCCCCTGGCCGAGGCGGCCGCGGTGCTCGACCAGCTGGCCCAGCGCGACCTCCGGGCGCGGGTGGCCGGCGCCTACCAGGGCGATCACGCCCGCATCAAGGACTCGCTCAACGCCACCGCCGAGGCCTTGCACGAGGCCCTGACCCAGGTGTCGTCGGCGGTGGAGCAGGTGACCAGCGCCTCGCAGCAGATCGCCGCGTCGTCCCAGGCGGTCGCCTCGGGCGCCTCGGAGCAGGCCGCCTCGCTGCAGCAGACCACCTCCAGCCTGGAGTCGGTCTCCGGCATGACCCGCCAGTCGGCCGACAACGCCGGCCAGGCCAACACCCTGGCGCAGGACGCCAGGTCCGCTGCCACCGCCGGGGCCGCCGCGGTGGAGCAGATGCAGGTGGCCATGACCCAGATCCGCGCCAGCGCCGAGGGCACCTCCCAGATCATCAAGGACATCAACGAGATCGCCTTCCAGACCAACCTGCTGGCCCTCAACGCGGCCGTCGAGGCGGCGCGCGCCGGAGAGGCCGGCCGCGGCTTCGCGGTGGTGGCCGAGGAGGTCCGCTCGCTGGCCCTGCGCAGCAAGGAGGCGGCCACCAAGACCGAGGCCCTGATCCGCGAGTCGGTGCGGCAGGCCGGCGAGGGCGAGGTCACCTCGCGCCAGGTGGCGGGCCAGCTCGGCCAGATCGTGGCCGGCATCGGCAAGGTCTCGGACATCGTCTCGGAGATCGCCGCGGCCGCCAAGGCGCAGACCGGCGGCATCCAGGAGGTGAGCCAGGCGGTGGCCGAGATGGACAAGGTGACCCAGCAGAACGCCGCCTCGGCGGAGCAGTCCTCCTCGGCCGCCAGCGAGCTGAACGGGCAGGCCGAGGAGCTGGCCGCCATGGTGGGCGCCTTCCAGCTGGCCCGGCCCGGGTCGGCGCGGCAGGCCGCGGCCCTGCCGGCGGCGACACGCCGCGCACCCCGGACCACCACCCAGGCCCGCGGCCCCACGGCGCGCTCACCGCGCCGGCCAGCCGACGCGCTGTTCCCCATGGACGACGCCACCGAGCTGAAGGAGTTCTGA
- a CDS encoding purine-binding chemotaxis protein CheW, protein MNETTVEKSAGAEGGASDLGKRLAGKYMTFQLAREEYGLEILKVREIIGLMEITRVPRTREFVRGVINLRGKVIPVVDLRLKFGMERTEATDQTVIIVVQCAVDGRPLTMGLLVDQVLEVLSIDGAQIEPAPSLAHAQLDEEFILGVGKHEKRIVFLLDIARILSSDEAHDLARTAG, encoded by the coding sequence ATGAACGAGACCACCGTCGAGAAGTCCGCTGGCGCCGAGGGCGGCGCCTCAGACCTGGGCAAGCGCCTGGCCGGCAAGTACATGACCTTCCAGCTCGCCCGGGAGGAGTACGGCCTCGAGATCCTCAAGGTGCGCGAGATCATCGGGCTCATGGAGATCACCCGGGTGCCGCGCACCCGCGAGTTCGTCCGCGGCGTCATCAACCTGCGCGGCAAGGTCATCCCGGTGGTCGACCTGCGGCTGAAGTTCGGCATGGAGCGGACCGAGGCCACCGACCAGACGGTCATCATCGTGGTCCAGTGCGCCGTGGACGGCCGGCCGCTGACCATGGGGCTGCTGGTGGACCAGGTGCTGGAGGTGCTCTCCATCGACGGCGCGCAGATCGAGCCGGCTCCCTCGCTGGCCCACGCCCAGCTCGACGAGGAGTTCATCCTCGGCGTCGGCAAGCACGAGAAGCGCATCGTCTTCCTGCTCGACATCGCGCGCATCCTCTCCAGCGACGAGGCCCACGACCTGGCCCGCACCGCCGGCTAG
- a CDS encoding chemotaxis response regulator protein-glutamate methylesterase, with protein MSLTTPAPLRPGTRRIRVLVVDDSAVVRNVFSTELAKDPGIEVVGAAPDPFVARDMLLEREPDVITLDMEMPRMDGITFLRKIMQYRPTPVIVVSSLTQAGGELAMEALAAGAVEVMCKPGAAYSVGDMTADLVEKVKEVASTGLRVPADRPAPPPRSGAAAPSLTRTTNQILAIGASTGGTVAIERILATLPPNVPGIVITQHMPELFTKFFANRLKSMSRLDAREAVDGDSVVPGVALVAPGNKHMLLKRSGARYLVEVKDGPRVNRHRPSVDVMFRSVARTAGKNAVGVILTGMGGDGAQGLLAMREAGARTIAQDEATCVVFGMPKVAIDAGAVEQVMPLDLIGAEVLRLAEAAGRG; from the coding sequence ATGTCCCTCACGACGCCAGCCCCGCTCCGCCCCGGCACCCGCCGGATCCGCGTCCTGGTGGTGGACGACTCGGCGGTGGTCCGCAACGTCTTCTCCACCGAGCTGGCCAAGGACCCGGGCATCGAGGTGGTGGGGGCGGCCCCCGACCCCTTCGTGGCGCGCGACATGCTGCTGGAGCGCGAGCCCGACGTGATCACCCTCGACATGGAGATGCCGCGCATGGACGGCATCACCTTCCTGCGCAAGATCATGCAGTACCGCCCCACCCCGGTGATCGTGGTCTCGTCCCTGACGCAGGCCGGCGGCGAGCTGGCCATGGAGGCGCTGGCGGCCGGGGCGGTGGAGGTGATGTGCAAGCCCGGGGCGGCCTACTCGGTGGGCGACATGACCGCCGACCTGGTGGAGAAGGTGAAGGAGGTGGCCAGCACCGGCCTCCGGGTGCCGGCCGACCGACCGGCGCCGCCGCCGCGCAGCGGCGCCGCCGCCCCCTCGCTGACCCGCACCACCAACCAGATCCTGGCCATCGGGGCCTCCACCGGCGGCACCGTGGCCATCGAGCGCATCCTGGCCACCCTGCCCCCCAACGTGCCGGGCATCGTCATCACCCAGCACATGCCCGAGCTCTTCACCAAGTTCTTCGCCAACCGGCTCAAGAGCATGTCGCGCCTGGACGCGCGCGAGGCGGTCGACGGCGACTCGGTGGTCCCCGGCGTGGCGCTGGTGGCCCCCGGCAACAAGCACATGCTGCTGAAGCGCTCCGGCGCCCGCTACCTGGTGGAGGTGAAGGACGGGCCGCGCGTCAACCGCCACCGCCCCTCGGTGGACGTGATGTTCCGCTCGGTGGCGCGCACCGCCGGCAAGAACGCGGTGGGCGTGATCCTCACCGGCATGGGCGGCGACGGGGCGCAGGGGCTGCTGGCCATGCGCGAGGCCGGGGCCCGCACCATCGCGCAGGACGAGGCCACCTGCGTGGTCTTCGGCATGCCCAAGGTGGCCATCGACGCCGGGGCGGTCGAGCAGGTCATGCCGCTCGACCTGATCGGCGCCGAGGTGCTGCGGCTGGCCGAGGCCGCCGGCCGCGGCTAG
- a CDS encoding chemotaxis protein CheX, translated as MADATSELLTDIVGTVLQDSAFMFVEPAEEPIQWGERVFAATLAFESVRSGTLRLTMAVPVGVELAANMLGTEPSDPEAEENGRAAVSEILNVIGGAFVTRFFGTKVPSQLGLPQAVLTGLPATGRRTCAAVVHSEAGDPVLLELDLE; from the coding sequence GTGGCTGACGCGACGTCCGAGCTGCTGACCGACATCGTCGGCACCGTGCTGCAGGACTCGGCCTTCATGTTCGTGGAGCCGGCCGAGGAGCCCATCCAGTGGGGCGAGCGGGTCTTCGCCGCCACCCTGGCCTTCGAGTCGGTGCGCTCCGGCACCCTGCGCCTCACCATGGCGGTGCCGGTGGGGGTGGAGCTGGCCGCCAACATGCTCGGCACCGAGCCCTCCGACCCGGAGGCCGAGGAGAACGGGCGGGCCGCGGTCTCGGAGATCCTGAACGTCATCGGCGGCGCCTTCGTGACGCGCTTCTTCGGCACCAAGGTGCCGAGCCAGCTGGGCCTGCCGCAGGCGGTGCTGACCGGGCTGCCCGCCACCGGCCGGCGCACCTGCGCCGCGGTGGTGCACTCCGAGGCCGGCGACCCGGTGCTGCTCGAGCTCGACCTGGAGTAG